The following proteins come from a genomic window of Miscanthus floridulus cultivar M001 chromosome 2, ASM1932011v1, whole genome shotgun sequence:
- the LOC136539212 gene encoding uncharacterized protein has protein sequence MARALAAVWPLVKGCITGSVVGITVADWVASVVSMDGASMHPTFDPQQAERALVEKRCLYRYDFSRDDVVVFRSPRNHHELMVKRLITLPGDWIQISEKQEIRQIPEDHCWVEGDNAALSFDSRSYGPVPMGLLRGRVTHIIWPPQRIGRVDRKMPEGRIMPP, from the exons ATGGCAAGAGCCTTGGCCGCCGTTTGGCCGCTCGTGAAGGGATGCATCACCGGCAGCGTGGTCGGCATCACCGTCGCCGACTGGGTCGCCTCCGTCGTCAGCATGGACGGCGCCTCCATGCACCCCACCTTCGACCCGCAGCAGGCCGAGCGCGCTCTGGTGGAGAAGCGCTGCCTCTACCGCTACGACTTCTCCCGCGATGACGTCGTCGTGTTCAG GTCACCGAGGAACCATCATGAGCTGATGGTGAAGAGGCTGATTACGCTGCCTGGGGATTGGATCCAGATCTCGGAGAAGCAGGAGATCCGACAGATCCCGGAGGACCATTGCTGGGTTGAAGGGGACAATGCCGCCCTCAGCTTTGACTCGAGATCCTATGGCCC GGTTCCTATGGGTCTGTTGCGGGGGAGGGTCACACACATAATCTGGCCACCCCAAAGAATTGGCCGAGTTGACAGAAAAATGCCCGAAGGAAGGATTATGCCACCGTGA